In one Phalacrocorax carbo chromosome 16, bPhaCar2.1, whole genome shotgun sequence genomic region, the following are encoded:
- the HEXD gene encoding LOW QUALITY PROTEIN: hexosaminidase D (The sequence of the model RefSeq protein was modified relative to this genomic sequence to represent the inferred CDS: inserted 2 bases in 1 codon): MAAAGGPRRRLVHLDMKGAPPRASYLAEVRGCRRRRWAAGSPRPGPAPALAVPSXAPQVLPLLRALGATGLLLEYEDTFPWSGPLEPLRAPHAYSPGEVRAALSQARAQRLEVVPLVQTFGHMEFVLKHKEFAHLREVKMFPNALNPHKEESRALVKAMIDQVMALHEDVKWFHIGCDEVYYLGEGEESKQWLQQPDNTPEKLCLSHIKAVASCVVSSYPAVTPIVWDDMLRGMSEETLAESGVPQLVQPMIWDYAADLDVEGKVHLIEKYRRCGFSKVWFASAFKGATGVNQSLTLIGHHLKNHLQWLKVASSSPAEVLEGIALTGWQRYDHFSVLCELLPVAIPSLAVCLQALKNGGYSEKIKENVEKLLGMSSLETETFMSASLGTFPGSNILPLVAQVSFYLKSSVDELLERNRYVTGWFSPYHRKRKIIHPIIMHHFQPDAVSLLSKWNVVVQDLQAAMEQVFHQCTVEEWMEENVHPSLQKLQQVVDDLDKAIKAQN, translated from the exons ATGGCGGCCGCGggcgggccgcggcggcggctggtGCACCTGGACATGAAgggcgccccgccccgcgcctccTACCTGGCGGAGGTGagggggtgccggcgccggcggTGGGCGGCGGGGtctccccgccccggcccggctccAGCGCTCGCtgtcccctc cgcccctcAGGTGCTGCCGCTGCTCCGCGCCCTGGGCGCCACCGGGCTGTTGCTGGAGTACGAGGACACCTTCCCCTGGTCGGGGCCGCTGGAGCCGCTGCGGGCCCCGCACGCCTACAG ccccggggaggTGCGGGCGGCGCTGAGCCAGGCGAGGGCGCAGCGGCTGGAGGTGGTGCCGCTGGTGCAGACCTTCGGGCACATGGAG TTTGTGCTGAAGCACAAAGAGTTTGCTCATCTCCGGGAGGTGAAGATGTTTCCCAATGCCCTCAACCCACACAAGGAGGAGTCGCGGGCACTGGTCAAAGCCATGATTGACCAGGTCATGGCACTGCACGAAGATGTGAAATGGTTTCACATCGGATGTGATGAG gTCTACTACCTTGGCGAAGGAGAGGAGTCAAAGCAGTGGCTGCAGCAACCAGACAACACTCCAGAGAAGCTGTGCTTATCCCACATAAAAGCAGTAGCAAGTTGTGTGGTCTCGTCTTACCCTGCTGTGACGCCCATCGTGTGGGATGATATGCTCCGAGGGATGAGTGAGGAAACGCTGGCAG AGTCTGGGGTCCCACAGCTTGTGCAGCCGATGATCTGGGACTACGCAGCAGACCTCGACGTGGAGGGCAAAG TGCATCTCATAGAGAAGTATCGTAGATGTGGCTTCTCCAAGGTGTGGTTTGCGAGTGCTTTTAAAGGAGCTACAGGGGTGAATCAGTCCCTAACGCTTATTGGGCACCATTTAAAAAACCATCTTCAATGGCTGAAAGTGGCAAGCAGTAGCCCTGCTGAGGTCCTTGAAGGTATCGCGCTGACCGGCTGGCAGAG GTATGATCACTTCTCTGTTTTGTGCGAGCTTTTGCCTGTGGCAATTCCATCACTGGCTGTATGTCTGCAGGCACTAAAGAATG GTGGCTATTCtgaaaagattaaagaaaatgtggaaaagcTCCTGGGAATGTCCAGCTTGGAAACTGAAACTTTCATGAG CGCAAGCCTGGGGACCTTTCCTGGGAGCAACATCCTTCCCCTTGTGGCACAAGTTAGTTTCTACCTCAAGTCATCAGTGGATGAACTTCTTGAAAGGAACAG ATACGTCACAGGTTGGTTCAGCCCCTaccacagaaaaaggaagattatTCATCCTATAATAATGCATCACTTTCAGCCAGATGCAGTGAG TCTCCTCTCCAAGTGGAATGTTGTGGTGCAAGACCTCCAAGCAGCTATGGAGCAAGTTTTCCACCAGTGTACTGTAGAGGAGTGGATGGAGGAGAACGTCCACCCCAGCCTACAGAAGCTGCAGCAAGTGGTGGATGATTTAGATAAAGCAATAAAAGCACAAAACTAG
- the LOC104040251 gene encoding cytochrome b-245 chaperone 1, giving the protein MYMLVEKRTSSHLHLKRSPGIRSWSLFVGIASIGLAAAYYSADSLAWKLFYMAGCFFVAAQNLEQWEEAVFDKNKGTVCLKAFNLYKKILTFSKGGNEQVVALLNEIRDVNVEEETVRYFGKGYLVVLRFVTGFSHPLTQSAVLGCRSDVEGVARLITSFLELDRVESQQDLSESSETENSDADEPQDKY; this is encoded by the exons ATGTACATGCTGGTTGAAAAACGCACAAGCTCCCATCTTCATCTGAAGAGGTCACCTGGCATCCGATCTTGGTCTCTTTTTGTTG GAATAGCCTCCATAGGCTTGGCTGCTGCTTATTATAGTGCAG ACAGCTTGGCATGGAAGCTCTTCTATATGGCCGGGTGTTTCTTTGTGGCAGCACAGAATCTGGAGCAGTGGGAG GAAGCTGTATTTGATAAGAACAAGGGAACAGTCTGCCTAAAAGCATTCAatctttacaaaaaaatactCACCTTCTCAAAAGGAGGCAATGAACAAG TAGTGGCTCTACTGAACGAGATCAGAGATGTGAATGTGGAAGAGGAGACTGTGCGATATTTTGGGAAGGGTTACCTGGTTGTGCTACGATTTGTCACTGGATTTTCACACCCACTGACTCAGAGTGCAGTGTTGGGCTGTAGAAG tgaTGTGGAAGGAGTTGCCAGGCTCATTACCAGCTTTCTGGAACTGGACAGAGTAGAGAGCCAACAAGATCTCTCTGAGAGCAGTGAAACAGAGAATAGTGATGCAGATGAACCACAGGATAAATATTAA